ttcatttgtaaagacGTAATACGTGCCCatggtttcaaaataaaaaagcataaaCAGGTACACAGTGACTCCCGCCACCCTCTGTCCAGCCCGCAGCATAAGTAAACATCATGTTTTTAGCCTCTTCTGGAactttctttagattctttttttccctccgtTTGTACAAAAGGACTCTACCTAAAACAAAGAGATCTTTCCTTATCcgtatattaaaaagaaaattgtgtaTAAAACTGTTAAGGGTTCTTGCACGTTTATCCATTAGGTTGTCAGTTTTTTCCTAGATATTAGAAAATTAACCCCTTATTTATCTTTTCTAGAActtgtgttttatctttttttcatttagtatatcatctttttaaaaaaattacatttagtttaacttattcttttcttttatggcttctgtATTATGAGTTATCATTAAAAAGCCTTATTTCTGACAGATTTACAGAGGAATTCACCACTGTTTCCTTCCAATTcttatatagctttgcttttttacatttaaatatccatttggaatttatcatGATGAATGATGTGAATAAGAATCCAactttgttttagatttttaaaaattattctgctTTTTCCTAGTAAtctatgaatttttaaagaatataatattCAGTcccttgtcatttattttatataagttaTGAGGTAGGAACATGGTTTtactgttgttttggtttttttccaaaTGACTGACCAGTCAGAACAACatgcaaagagaaagagaaaaaaaacctctcTTCCCTACTCCTTTGAAAGCCTATCTTTTCCCACATGATATTCCCATATGTATGTCGAGaccatctttttaaaacaatactaGTTTTTTATCTGTAAgctttgtatatatatttgtaagacAATACTAAATCATTTTTTCTGTAAGCTGTCAATATGTTACaatatcattttattaaaaaacatcaAACTTCCAAAATTGAATTATTGGCTCTTTATTCACTTTCATAAATGGGTTAGTTAAAAGTAGCTCCTGTTAATAAGAATATCTTCGCTTGaagtttcttttttgtaaaagcCCAGCCTTCCCCCTCACCCCACGTCTTTATTCTGAGATCTCAGTCCCTGTTTGAAGTAGGAAGACTTAGTCTCTTTTGACAAGTGCTGATTATCTTCCAAGGGGTTtggatcatttctttttctccttgatCTAGcaggggcttaaaaaaaaaaaagtgaattatcCTTActactttatttctgtttctccttaTTTCTCTTTGGATTTTGCTCTGTGAGTGTTGATGCTATATTGTCTGGTGCAAAGATAATTATAACAAAAgcattttggcttttattttttattacactgTACTTTTGTGGTCTTAATGTATTTTGCCATGAATTCAGCCTTTTCCAATATAAGTAGTGAAGCCCCTGAATTTTTTCacttgttcttctctgattgtcttTGCCATCATTCTACTAAGAAACTTTCTGAGCACCTCATCTTCAGTGCATCCTGCTGTGTACGGTGTGGAGTTGGATTTTCTTTCTAATCCAATCTGAGAGTCTTTTAATAGGTgagttttttctctttgcatttgatGTGGCAGCTGTTTGAACTTTACTTCACCAAACAAGATAAATAGATGgtaagtaaatgaaaagatgttcaatgtcatTAGACATTAcagaaattcaaatgaaaactaCTATGCAAATGAGACACTACTACTCACCTAttagaaaactgaaatttaaaaaaaattttaggggcttccgtggtggcacagtggttgagaatccgcctgccaatgcaggggacacgggttcgatccctggtctgggaagataccacatgccgtggagcaactaagcccgtgtgccacaactactgagcctgcactctagagcccacgagccacaactactgagtccacgtgccacaactactgaagcccgtgcacctagggcctgtgctccacaacaagagaagccactgcaatgagaagctcacgcaccgcaacgaagagtagcccccgctcaccgcaactagagaaagcccagcgcagcaacgaagacccaacacagccaaaaataaataaataaaataaataaatgtattaaaaaaaattttttttaactgacagtaccaaatgctggtgaggatgtggaggaaccagAACTCTCCCTcgctgctggtgggatggaaGGGATGGAAGAATGGCAtagacactttggaagacagtttggcagtttctgatACCAACTCATTCTCTGGAGTAAATCTTATCTTTCAAGTTTATTTAGAGTTACGTTAATCCATTCTAAGCATTTTTGCTAAAGGAAACAATGTTCAAAAGGACCCCAAGGGCTACACAGAAGACGCCATGTAAACGATCATGATCAGTTCAGACTCCCAGGAGGAGGGGGCGCTTCCTCCCTGCTTTCTGGCGGAGCTCAAAGCATCTTGGTGCATGAAGCCAGACCTCCACAGACGTGGGCGTCACCAGCTCTGATCCACAGCTCGTCTCTTCTGCTTACCTGCTTCTGGTCACTCACCCCACCCTGCCTTGACGTTCCCCTCAGTTCCTTGATGAAGATCACACCCACCTCATAAGAATACTGTGAGAAATCCCGGAGAACAGATTTTGAACGTTGCAGCACACCCCATGGAATAAATGTTTCCATGGGAAACCCTCCCTAGACTGTATTTTCAGCACCTCTAATGGTTTAATCAAGGGTTtattttggaagaagaaaaaaggtggCCATGATGGACTCGCTGCTGTCTGTCATGGGGTTTGGCACTGGGATATTATCAAGCTCTTCAAAAGCATCACACCTCACCCCACTCTCAGCACCTGCACCTGTACAACACAATTCCACTTGCGTACCAAAAactgcagttttgttttttcatgttgAGTTTCAGTGTTGAGATGATTTCATtgacatttcaaacttttttttttctgaaaaaatattaCCTGAACATCATCTGTTTTTCAATCCTATCCTTAAAAACCATCTTCCTGACGGATGCTTAAAATTTTCaccaaaaaaagacaaagctAGTGAAAAGGCAGGCACAGCATGAGTGTGGTCTTGTCCTGTGCTGGGTTTCATCTTGGTGCTGGAAGCTTCCCTCGCTGGGGCAGAACTGGAGCGTCTGCCTCACGGTGGTTGTACCTCAGGAACGTGCCCGGGGGGGCTTGGTGCCCGGCCCAAGCCTCCACTTGCTGTGACCTTCTAGGATGGTGACCTCTGTGCTTTGTTTTGGCAGGTTCCTGGGTTGAGCTCCTCTGAGGATGAGAGCCTTTCTTCCGTGACCAGACGGACGTCCCTGACAAGGGTCCTAAAGCACAGCACCCCAGAGGGAGCTGCCCCCAGCTGGCACTCAGAGCTACTGGGCGATGTCTCCTCACACCAGGAAGGGGGCTCTGCAGGCGGGTCCCCACTGCCTGTGCGCTCCCCCTGGGACCTCCCTTCGTCCCCGGGAGGGCTCAGCCCCAAGGCCCCCCTCAGAAAGAGGCGGCTTTCCACCATCCGGGCCTCTGAGGTGCCCAGTGGGCAGCTAGGATCCAACTCAGACCCCTTTGCTTTTGAGGAAGATCCGCCCGTGCCAGCCTCGGTCACCCggcggctgcagcagcagcagcagggcagGTCCCCCCGAGCAAGGAGATCGCCACCAAACTTGGGATTGCCCGGGATCCCGAACGCAGCCAGGAGGAGGCCACGGGACCTGAAGAGGCTGGCTGCTGCGGTAGGACCTGACCCCGACCCATCCCCTGGAGCTCTGGGTCCCTGCCCAAGGCCCCCTGGGAAGCAGCCTGGTGACAACTGAGAGAGCAAACGCTGCCCGTTCCTCACTGATGGGCCCCTGGCCTGGGCATCATGAGGTCACCAGGACTGGAGGAGATCGTCCAGCTCGGGGCCCTGCCTGtaccccatccttcccccactcTGAGGGGTCCCCGTGACCCCACGAGGAGGACCTTTGCTTGTGCCATGAAATATGTGCCTCCCACAGTTCCCATGTGCTCCCCAAACTCCTTAGCATCGTCTGCCTTCCCGTGCTGTAGGGATGAGGCAGCACAGGGTGAGAGTCCCCGGAAAGCCCCGTGCTCTGTCCTCCTCTCAGCCGCGAGCCCCTGCagcctcccctgctcccctgtTCTGGCCGACCTCGGGGTCCTGGTGGGTAGAGGGTCTCCTGGTCCCTTCCTGCTGTGAGCTCTGCTTCCCAGCCCCTCAGCTAGTCCTTCTGGTGACCTGATGTTCTAGGAGCTTCTCGGGAAGGGGCACTGCTGTGGGCGCTGCCGCCTTGCCTTTCAcgccagatcctctgcccatttttaagttgggttTGCTTTTgggctattgagttgtataaattctttatctattttggatattaaccccttatcagatatgatacgatttgcaaatattttctcccatttcataggttgcttttcattttgttgatggtttcctttgctgagcagaagctttttagtttgatatagtcccacttttgtttgtttttacttttgttgcctttgctttggtGTCAAATAAAAAAATCATCACAAAGACCattgtcaaggagcttacccccatgttttcttctaggatttttatggttttaggtcttacattcaagtttttaatccattttgagttgatttttgtatatggtgtacgATAGTGTTCCAGTTTCAttgtttttgcatgtggctgtccagttttcccaacacaatttattgaagagactgtcctttcctcattgtacATTCTTGGCTCTTTTGTCCTAAATTGACCGtatatacatgggtttatttctaggctctctatgctgttcctttgatctatgtgtctgtttttatgccaataccatactgttgttattactatggctttgtaatatagtttgaaatcaggaagcatgatgcccccagctttgttctttctcaagattgttttggctctgtggggtcttttgtggttccacatgaattttaagattgttcgtaaaaaatgccactagaattttgatagggagtgcactgcatctgtagatggctttgggtgacatggacactttaacaatatcaattcttccactccatgagcacagaatgtcttttcatttacttgTGTCATCTTCATTGCCTAGgggtctcttttctctttcctgtcttaCTTTTTCACCCTACTTCTTCAGAGTGTCATTCGGTTCTACCTTCCAAGGTTACCTACTGCAGGACGACTTGACTTTCCAGGAGTGCCCTCATTCCCGTAAGTTCCTCTCATTGGCCTTTTGCCCCCTCTGCTTGGCTTCACTTGCCTTTCTGGGGCCGCTGCTCATGGAGTGGGTTTTTCTGATGCCACCCTCCACACCCTGCTGAGTCTCAGGACCGTGCCTGGTTGTAGTCAGGAGCAGGTAATTACCAGCAGATCAGAAGCTCCGTGTGCATTTCTGGGTGGGTCCTGTCGACCGGGGGCTGCCCGGGGGCCTTGGCTGCCTCTCCATTGCAGGATAGATGCTTCCTCTCGCTGGTCAGTATCCCCACAAGCTAATGTCCTTCTGCCAGGAGAAGCATGAGCCTGGCTGGAatattctggagctgaagaagagAAGGGGCCTGCAGGTCTCACTGTTTTTGGTGGGGGGGAGATTGCCACAAACCCTACCTGCCCCCAGCTGAGCCTGGGTCCCCAGAAGCAGTGCAGCCCCTCCATGCAGGCAGAGACCCTCTTCCTCAATCACTGGGACAGACACTGAGTCCTCCACAGCACCAGGCTCTCCCATTCCTCATTTTGCCCCTGGGGCTTGCCTCTATTTTTATACTTTCAGGGTATTTGGAGGACCCTGACCCACAGTGGGCCTGCCATCGGTGGCCGGCAGACCCCAGCCTTCTTTCCTTTCGCCTCCACGATTGTCCTCTGAGAGCCAGTCCCCACACCAAACACCACGGGATCTGGCTAAGCCACCTGAGCCCTGCCCCCCTCCACTTTCTATGTGCCTCTGCCTCGTTCAGCAACCTAAGTCATCCTGCTCCCATCTTCCCCGCGCTGTCCTGGggaccctctccctccctcccctgccctgagcAGCTCTGGAAGAGCCCCTtgaaaacacagcaggaaaatgGCCTGTCTAGACAGCCTCACACAGACACTCATCTGCAGGTGCCAACCACCCCTCACGTTCCCAGCCCATGCCTCGCTGGTCCCTCCTTGTTGACGTCCCCTCCCCAGTGACCTCTCTGTGCCCTTGTCAGACCCAGATCCTGGGGTCCTAACCGCACCCGCTCACATACCTGCCTGTCCCCACACTGGGATTCGGTCCTCTGGGAGGTGGCTAGCTCCGGCTTGGGGTCATGGTGCCCGGCGTGCGGGGGCAGAGCCGCGGAGGCCGGCGAGGCCAGCTCTCACTTGTGAGTCCTGGATGGTGCCTGAAAGTCAACCCGTGTGAGGGTCTGCAGCCCTGGGTGGGCATCTGCTTTTCCTACACAGATTGTCTCTAGCAAAGGTCAGTGCTCCTGCAAGGTAGACCTCAGAGATGCCTTTCTTTTAACAGACAGAGCGACTGAGGCAGTGGGAGATCAACCTGCTTCAGAGCATCGAGGAGGCCACCCAGCACGAACTCACCATCGAAGACGACTGAGCGCTCAGCCCCGGGACCAGCACGCAGCTGTGCTCAGGAGCTCCTGCTGCGGCCTGACTTACACATCTGTCCATCCgaccgtctgtctgtctgtctgtctgtctgtaaaCCCCACACCTTCCTCAGGACGTGCTCTGGGTCCAACCTTGACCTATATTGTACCTCTGGGTGGGTTGGGAGGAACTGGCTGATGATCTTGTTACTCAGATTCCAAACGTGGCTTTCAGAGGCGCCAGCTGAGATGAGGGGATGGAGGAAGCAGGTACAGACAGGTGAGGTGGATGCCCCAGGGCCACCCTGGAGGTACCCGGAGATGAGATGTAACCCACCTACCCTGCCTTCTTCCCCAACACGGCCAGGTGAGCCTGAGATGCTGGGATGACACAATGTAGGGAATAGGACCAAGTTTCACAGCTAAATACCAAGGAGCTAGGCAGCCCACCCAGCTGGAGAGGACGGGGTCCTAGACTGCCACTCCAGGAAAGACCAAAGCAGTGGCTCTCAACTGGAGGGCATTCTGAGAATTTGTGGGTGCTGGTTTGTTTAGGGTATTGGGGGGCGGGGTGAGGAATTTAACCCCCTGCAGTAGGGCGGGGCTGTCTCCTGTCCCGTCCTTCTCTAGAACTGAGCTCTCCACCTCACTGCTTAGGATAAGGATCCCACCAAAGGGCTGGAGGTATCTGTGACCCTCATACTGTAAGGAAAAAGAAACGGGTGCCCAGGGCACTTCAGTCAGCATAGCCCAGCGTCAACCTCCCAGGTCCAGGCATCTCTGAGACACGTCTGTTAGTGGACCCGTTGTGGTTATGAATACAGAGCTAGATTTTATCCTTGTAAATGCTTTCACACCACCCCTCCACTttaaaagtgggttttttttttccttctaaaaaccAAAAGTGCTTACGTTTCCAGTGCCATCGTGTGCTGCCTCCGTAGCCCATCCTCCAGGCCAGCCATCCATGACCTGGGTCTTCTCAGGGACACAGATAAAGCCTATTGCTAGGGCAGAGTCCAAGCGGGCGCCCTAAACAGAGCCTCAGGCTGGCCTGAAACGACAGGAGGTGGCAGATTCCAAGGGCAGGCAAGGTTGAGGATGGTCTAAGAGAGAGGGAAGAGTCTTACTCTGGAGctgctgggtgggtggagggcaTTCCAGATCAGAAAGATGTTCCCTGGAAGAGCCTGCATTTGTGTGGAGGTTTTCAATAAAGAAGGAATGATTGGGATTCCTCACGGGGGATTAGATGCAGGCCGGGGGCTGCAATTATTGGGATAGTTGCTTCAGATTTCCTCTGTTGATGTTCTTATATATGTTGGTAAGAACTTACTTACTGTGTAGTGTGTTTAAACATTTAAGTTTTATGAGCTGCTCTCTCCTTTACAAGCTGACTATTCAACttgttcactttttccttttttataacaaTTACCAGATCATAAAAAAGTTCATACTTTTgtgttatatttgaaaaattaagaagCAGAAAAACTACCTATAATTGCAATAACATGGAGATTAAATACTTCAGTGTAATTCCTTCCCGtctttgttattaaaaataaaccattttcACGAGATCTGTTCCCAAAGTCTGTGTCTGATGCAAAGTAATTCAGATGTGTAACCAAATGAATTCTATCTCTgttttcatcctttaaaaaaattctgattgaGAATGAgttcagggaggaagaaaaataatgtagGGACTTTGGGGAAGCTTGTTTTGAAAGACTGGGAATTATAGGGACTCAGGAAAAAGGTTTACCCATGAGATAATTTCCTAGATATTTATGTTGAGtcttgtcgactgaaaaaaacgCACAGCCTAAAAGCTGAGAATTTTTTTGCTCAGCGGACTTACCGAAGACTTAAGCCTGGATACAGCCTCTCGGATCGCTCTGAGGGACGGTTCTGAAGAGGTaaaggaggagccaggatatatcacagtttttgagaaaaaaaaaaaaggtcgttgaacatcaaaagattattgctaATTAAAGaagcagacatctcaagttaaagcttttagtgcttttctatattggaagatgcaagagtctggactcctcgaaatcattcctttgatgtgcaccttagCTATCCAGGGCCAGCATccagtttttctccatcctgaatcccctcagggtgcaccgttggcgcagctgcagtggctgagggctgcAACATCCTTAGTTCACtgaaatggcaggtgacattctttgtccacactcTCCAATGTATTAACAAAACAGATTCTTgacttcccgggtggtccagtgcTTCAGACtccgccctcccaatgcagggggcgtgggttcgatccccggttggggaactaagatctcgcgtgccacatggcgtggccaaaaaccaaaccaaaacaaacaaccccaaaaaacaaaccgAAAAACCAGATTCTTACATTCATACAATTGGAGTACGTGTAAGTATTGTAGGCCCTCTAGTTAGTGTTTAAAGTGCAATTCTCGTGAATATCTCCCAAGTTAAACACAGATGTTTGTGCACATGTTGCATCCACTGGAGGACGCTGGCGGGAAGCAGAAGGAACAAGCCTGTGCTGGCCAGTCTGCTGCCCGAGGGCCAGATCGCGCCAGCGGAGCGGAGTCCGTCTGACCCCCAGCACCCCACTGTGTCCTCGGAGGAGGCCTGGCCTGGGAGAAGCTGGGAATAAACAGGAGGGGAGATTCTCAGGTCGAGGCACTCACGACAAGCTCAGGTGGGATGGCCAATGAGAATCTGCAAGATTTCCAAATGAATGGTTGTCTTTTTGGCAAAATGACAAATCTCTAATGGTAGCCCTTGGGAATTACACTAGTGACGTTCATTTAGAGACCAGCCTGGGTGTGACTTATACCACTATTTGGAATGAAAATGATTTCCTTAACTCTTGTTATGTATACAAACCTGTATGTTTTGCAGAAAATGCAGTTTTAAAACATACGAGGAAAGGAAATGCCTTCTTTTTCCTGGTGCAGTTTCTATTTAACTTAAAATGAGAAGATATTTCTAATCTTtatttaaataacacatttttcCCTAAAAGATCGTATCTATACACAATGTGTGTATTTTACGTCCACACAGCGTGCGCATTCCCCCTTGTCACTAAGTGTGGTTTAGAAAACCGCTGTGTGGAGACTGCGTTTGTTGTATGGACATGCCAGCCTTACGTGTTCCAATTTCCCCATTGCCGGATGTTTGGTTTGTGTATTAGTGTATCTTAGCTTCtgttgtgttttagttttctactgctgcaTGACAAGTGACCACAAACGTAGCGGCTCAAAGCAATCCACCTTTTTTGCTCAGCTCTGGTGGCTCAGCTGGGCCTCTGCCTGGGATCTCTCCAGGTGAGATCAAGGTAGGCTCTCACCTGGAGCACCTGGGAGAGAATGGAAGAACCCAGTTCCCTGGGGTCGTGGGACTCAGGGCCCCTTTTCCTTGCTGGTTGTGGGCTGGGTGCTACTCTCAGATCCCAAACGCCGCCCACATTTACGTGGCCTACTCTGTCTTCAGCTGTCAACCATACAACGGAACCTGTTCACGCTTCAAatccctctgcctttcttttcTGCCACCAGCCAGAAAAATTTCCTTGCTTCTAAGGGCTTTTATGAGGTCCGGTGTGCCAGGTAACATAACCAATCCCACAAATGTGGttgggaggtgatatctcatcccTTCACAGGTTTGGAGATATGGGGCATGGACTCTTTGGGGGCCAGTTTTAGCATTCTGTCCACCAGTGTGTTcccaatttttcatcattataaatAACACAGTGATAATAACTTTAGTACAAAATGCTTTGTGCCCATGTCTACCAATTTTGTGAGGTAGAATCCTAGAAGTTATTTTACTGGATTTAAGGATGTAAGTGAGACAACGTCTCATTTTAAGTTGAAAAGAAACTACACCAGGAAAAAGAATGTACTTTTTGTGGTCCCTGTTATGTGTTACCAAGTGAGGTACAAATTGCCAAGAGCAGTGCCCAAATGGGAGCTCACTGTGGCTTTCCTAgggttaaaaaaatcttttaaaacatttaccaAACTGAAAGGGgatatgaaaattttttttaatttacatttctttcactGATAGTTCTGTTGAACATATGTCCATATGTTTTCTAGTTAGTTGTATTTTTTCTCTGAGAATCCTgtaaatgccatttttttttttttccttttgggataTTGTGCTAttcataatgattttaaaaatctttttcctaGGAgttgattttatttgaaattaaagaCACTATCAGAGAAAAACTATACATCACAGGtgaaggttaattttatgtgtcaactttgCTGGGCTATGGTGCCCAGTTATTTGGTCAAACCTCAATCTAGATGTCCctgtgaaggtttttttttagatgaaattaacatttaaatcagcagactttgagtaaagcagatgacccTCCATGacatgggtgggcctcatccaatcagctgaaggccttaagagaaaagacggGGGTCCCatgaggaagagggaattctgcctccagacgtCCTTCAGACTCAAGATGCAGTCGCAGCTCTTCCCTGGGTTTCCAGCCTGCTGACCTGCCCTGCAgaatttggacttgccagcccctACCCTACATTCGtgtgaaccaattccttaaaataaatctctctctctccatctctccctttctccctctctccccctccctctctctctttccctctctttctcccccacactctctctctctctctcacacacacacacacacatctattagttccatttctctgggaacCCTAAgacaaaacacaaaggaaaaacaatttgATTGACAGAAGATTTCTCAAAGCAGTGATGGCAGCCATCCCTCACACCATCAACTAAACTCAGATGggataatatttcaaatttttcaggGAAAAACAAACTGTTAACCGATAGTTGTgtacacagttttgttttgttttttatcttttaagaagGGAGATAAAGAGATTTACATATGAACATAAAGTTAATCTCCTTATGAAGAGATTTACATATGAACATAAAGTTAATTTAAAGTTAATTGCTGAGGCTTGAGCTAAAGGAGCTCCTAAAAGATGGAACAAGAAATATTATCCCAGCAGGATAGTCTGAGATGCAAGAAAGACtggtgaaaaataaaatggggagtataaattaaaattttaaactatcaaaataaaatacaggcatacctcattttattactCTTCACTTTATTGTGTTTCAAAGATAATGTGTTTTTCCCAAgttgaagatttgtggcaaccctgcatcgaaAGTCTATCGGTGGCATTTTTCCaacatttgctcatttattttggtaattctcacaatatatCAAACCTTTTCATCATCACATTTGTTCTGGTGATCTGAGATCAGTGACCTTTGTTACTACTACAACTCACTGAAGACTCAgctgatggttagcattttttagca
This genomic window from Eubalaena glacialis isolate mEubGla1 chromosome 8, mEubGla1.1.hap2.+ XY, whole genome shotgun sequence contains:
- the CCDC201 gene encoding coiled-coil domain-containing protein 201; protein product: MGSRGLPDVVVKGTADSKKTLGQISGCWTVSWQLPPYSLQDFGQTLPLCNLQFPHLENDGLYQVPGLSSSEDESLSSVTRRTSLTRVLKHSTPEGAAPSWHSELLGDVSSHQEGGSAGGSPLPVRSPWDLPSSPGGLSPKAPLRKRRLSTIRASEVPSGQLGSNSDPFAFEEDPPVPASVTRRLQQQQQGRSPRARRSPPNLGLPGIPNAARRRPRDLKRLAAATERLRQWEINLLQSIEEATQHELTIEDD